ACTAGAGTGCCTGGCACTTGCTGCTCTTCATTGAACTGCCGTTTCACCCGATCAACGTGGTGAAACCAAACAATGTTGAAGCAGACCAACGGGACGGCTGACAACCAGGTCCCTCACTCCTCCTCCTCACGGAACCATTGTGGGCACAGAGCCTGCATCGCAGGGTCATTGTAGACTCTCCATGAAAActgaataaaaaatatctccGACATCAGTAACCATATACTATTTATCTAACTGTCGAAAATATAACGTACTACAATACATCACGTATTTAAAATcacaatatattttatttcatgacTAACTTCATCGAACTGTAACTGGTCAATCGAAACCCTCCAATGCAGGACCCTGGCCTGATGCTGATCCTTACTCTGTTGCTGCAATCCAACCAACCTGAGAGTAAAGGAAATATATACAATTCGTTAAGTAACAAACCATATGAATTGACAATAATATTTAAtgcaaatacaaaaataaacaTTGGTTACCTCGCAGCCAGTGGATACTAGTGGATTTCTCTATCTGGTGAATATCACTGAGAAAATCTCTAATAAATCCAGCTCATAACAGCAGAGTGCAACATGCGATATCCGTGACGCCCCACTATGTTGCCGAACAGAGTGACTGGTACGTTCAGGCCAATACAGTCGAGCCCCAAGACAACGCCCTACACTCCCTGAAGTCCTGGAGAAGCGGTAGCCAATGTATGTGCACCAGTTTGTTGGACTTGTCTGTCATCAGATACCCTCCGATCAGTAACATAATATAGCACCTGGTGTACTGTCGGAGGGTCTTCGGGTTGTCGGTCGGGGGCATCTGGCGGACACGATTCCGCAACCACACCAGCTTTAATGTGAAAGACTCTTTCCTCTACGGAACCTGCTGTGCCACCACTGGAGGGCTGGCACCAAGTAGCTGCTCCATCATAGCCCACGTATCCATTCCGTACCACCTACCGAAGTCACGGAGACACCCCCAAACGGGGTTGCCGTGTGCGCGTAGGCCTAGGTGGTACGCCACGTCCTGCAGGGTGATAGTGACCTCACCCCACAGGAGATGAAACTTGTGTGTCTCCGGACGCCATCGCTCCATGAGTGCCGAAATCATAGAATTGTCAAAAGTGAAGTCCCTGAGTGGCACCGTGTCGCCGAATCCAGCCTCAACCAGATACGGGACGATGGCGTCCGGTGGAGAAAAGGTATGGCTCACTTGCCAGGGCAGTAGAAGGCGAGGcctttgaataataaaataaaaattcagccTTATAAAGAGATGATGATAAATTTATGCACATTATTGAATtcttactctttttttttgtgtgtttagATTAGCTTAACATGTGATACAAGCAAATATTTCTATCTAACTTACAGATACTTCTAATTAAGAGCATACTTTCATGTTTCTAACCTACACATGTCTCTAAATTACATATGCCAGGATACCTTTCATAATTAAAACGTTATACATACTAACAACCTagcacaagaaaaaaaaagttcaaaACCAATAATTAAGTCATAACAACCTTACACAAGCAAATAGAGTTCTAAATTCCTTTTAGAGACCTATCAATAAACTATTTAACTACGTTCTTGTCAATTTAGGACTACCCTAACAATGGCCACATACTTAGATTAAACAAACAGAACGCAACTAACCTCGAAGTCGGCCGCCTTGGCGTAATGCATGTGTCGTTCAGCTTGTTGATGTCTCTGTCGTTCCCTGCCTGACGCGCCATCACCGTATCAGTCTAAAATAGAGTACGAAAGGGGCAAAATAGGAGAGAAAGAGGTTGACTGAGTCAAAATGAGACCCAGACTGCCGTTGTAAACGACTTCTATTTATAGGTGCGGACATGTAAGCGGTCTATATCGTTTACATTGTAAACGAGATAGACACGTTACAGCTGACGTttcatatctcgtttacagcatatatattaattgtcaTCTCGTTTACCGTATAAACAAGATATGACTTGcagtaaatatttttaaattatttattttgataattattacaattattttatttatttaaataaaaaatcctattaaaacaacattattaaaataaaaatatttacctTAAAGTCACAAAAAAAAGGATTTACCTTTAATGAAATTATCCAAAGTATATTAGAGAGAGTTATAATAAATTATCTATTTTGGTTAGcgctatatataatttaatttcgATACATGCATTCATTTCCTTACTGGATGATTAGACGATTTTATGAAGTATTCTACGGgaagtgcatcaaaattaaaaaatatatgtgttttttttttcaatttaagtTTTATGAAGCTCTGAACATGATCAATGGCGGTGACGACACTGGAAGAAGCTTTCAACAGAGGAAGTTGTGTAGCGGCGGCGACGATTTTGCCAAAGCAATCGCCAAACTCGTTGTGGCACAACTCTGCGAGATCGAAGGGTTCCAGAGTTTTCAGCACTTAGCACTTGACACATTATCCGATGTTGCGGTTCGTTACATTTTCAATACAGGAAAATCTGCGCATTACAATGCTAATCTTTCAGGAAGAAATGAATGCAATGTGTTTGATGTGATTCTAGGGTTGGAAGATTTGGGATCAGTTCAAGGCTTTGTGGCTGCTTCTGATGTTGATCATTGCCTTGCAGGTTCCGGAATTGTTCGGGAGATTGTTGATTTTGTTTATGAATCTGAACAGATTCCGTTTGTTTTCGCCGTTCCGAAGTTTCCGGTGACGAGAGAAAGGGCGATGAGTCCTAGTTTCTCGCGAATTGCGGAAGATCCTCCCGGGGAGCATATTCCGACTTGGTTGCCGGCATTTCCTGATTGGAATGGAAGAGGG
This sequence is a window from Arachis stenosperma cultivar V10309 chromosome 10, arast.V10309.gnm1.PFL2, whole genome shotgun sequence. Protein-coding genes within it:
- the LOC130954576 gene encoding transcription initiation factor TFIID subunit 8-like; its protein translation is MCFFFQFKFYEALNMINGGDDTGRSFQQRKLCSGGDDFAKAIAKLVVAQLCEIEGFQSFQHLALDTLSDVAVRYIFNTGKSAHYNANLSGRNECNVFDVILGLEDLGSVQGFVAASDVDHCLAGSGIVREIVDFVYESEQIPFVFAVPKFPVTRERAMSPSFSRIAEDPPGEHIPTWLPAFPDWNGRGMEANTAKEEHSLLHLQKHLLSNGSTFVDHGDAKAKRIAIESNPFLAAPLWDKEVASVVPPPVKILNDVDSGNPPVVENCVGDECVSVVEAFAPAIERVKGARCEFREGKMTELHLNKKHAVSFKIGTRNKLLGRLADLSPE